The Carcharodon carcharias isolate sCarCar2 chromosome 23, sCarCar2.pri, whole genome shotgun sequence genome includes the window TGATGGGAGTCCAGGTTAAGACCATAGGACTGGACAAAATGTTGTTTTATTCTAGATGATTGGTATCCACCATCATTTAGAATACCCTCCATTAACAAGAGTGCTGTATTCTCATCATCACAAAGATCACATTTTTTACTGTGGACAGGATTTTCCACGCCCGCCAGTGTTGTGCATGTGCAGTGGCATGGAGTGGTCAATATGGCGtgactggtttcatgacggcatgaaaccaatttgcaatcgtccactcagcctgctgATGGTGAGCCTGTCATGAAGacattaatgtctataatgttattggaaattattttttaaaatagagtttagtggtgtctgtgtctatgtgtgtgtgtcttaaatgggttaaagccagctggcctagaggctttgatgtatagaaagaagtaggtttgaaatggtaattagataaacatggagaagtttagaaacatagggcagaatcttctgcctgtcgggcggacCAGTTGGAAATGGGCACGGGTGggcgtggagctgatcgctgcACGGAATCGgatgcgtgccgccattttatatggctgggacaattaaggcccgcccagcgtgacgcacggcTGGTAGCACTCTGCGccacctgtgcaggcagggggaggacggAGAGTCAGGGTCTGcgtatgcgtgaaagagcacagaaatctccctgaggcacggacctgcctcagggagattagattCAAAATGAAAGTTTCGAAtaaagaaagaataaaattatttagacatgtcccctcatgtgacagtgtcacatgagcaggggcatgtttatgaattgtatgaaaaatatttataaatttaataaaaccttcataaaaccgcatcccgcccgtggatgaggtttcgtgcaaaacgcaaaggccgcttgggcctctttgcctgcccgccaaccttaaggttcgatGGGCAGCCTTGTCAATTGTCTAAATTggctgattaatggccttaacaggcctttgacagtgcagtggaCGCGCAGCCACCTCTGGCCCACACCCGCCGAAcaaaagatcagaatgacgcacggtgacatcggggtgcatacctgacatcaccgcatgtcattttatgtttattttatgTGTCGACGTatgggggcgggccccgcacgccaacaggaaaattctcccCGTAGGTGTCAAGGGGGAAATTTgcaattttaaataaaccattcaaaagaatgggtgaaatcttgcacctagctagaaggcAATGTGTTTACTTtcttcagcttactaataaaattgacagaacgaaaggatattattgttggaagaggtaaagttaaaagcctagtgagtgacacaatggaaaatttacattcgatgagaaagatatgtataaaagaGAAAGAAGATTGTGAGTAAgggagaggcattttaagatccagcAAGTGTGAGAAACCTCAAGTCTTTCTGCAAGGGCCCAGAgcgaaagaaactcattttgaatgagactgtccagggtgtgctctgACAGGCGTCTCTTTAAATCTAtaagatttactgttgccttaatgggacTTTAGTGtcaaattaattaggggattcttgtagttattatagtagacgtatgtatgtgtttacaatctttcttgtattactAAATGTTCAATTTacttttataaaaaacctcttgagattcgatggtcttattactactgaattcaaagcctgtatcttgaaacatacaaattacaaaaatgggttatgacaattgtttccctctgggatttgaaaatATCAGCCTTTACCATCGCTGCGTCATAACAGGGCCTCGTTTCCCATCATCAGACATcaagaacttcattgtaatacatcagcatatcattataaggccagcccgctggattcatctcttccccccccaccccccatcaccccaataGATCGTCCACCCATTTCTGAATCAGGGAAATCacgtcaacgtgtttcacaacagcacataaacaaTACGCACCTGGCGGACTACACTTTGGGAcatcgaggtttgtttgcctaccatgcttcggtcagcactcgcagtcattagtgccaggcttcacaaacagcaccacatcacttttaggggggctagGTAGGGctctacctaccaggtcagccatatgtgggtggcttttcaatggttccagggaaaggtcttgcttggggaagggggagaaatggcctcagacaAGAGAAGACACTGCACGACGAGGGCTGTACTAGGGGAGGAGGGCATCCCAGGATGTAtggagggcacatgttgatctgtgcaagtggcctcaaggtgatgagggctgtagaggcagtctccagaggagatgaagcaagatggacatgtgagggtgtgtatgtgaaaatgggtggtgatgtcctttgagttggcagtgagtgagatgccagtgaatgtgtgatgggcttgaaattgtgagtttagagtgctgagatGCTTGCCATAccttggctgcatggatgagatcattcatcctctatctgcattggatggccaacctcttctgtgcagcattagcactgaccactgctgccaccacctgccatgctggattggtgatgctacCGCCTGTTCtgtaggggtagaggacatcaaagCAAGCCTCCATGATGTCCAAATGTCATTCCAGTGACACATCATTAAACCAGGGACTGCAGttgttttgcctttcatggacatcttccctgtagTAGTTGtgcactggaagcactgagatatgtacgtgcagctggactttaaacatggcacttggcgtgatgaagcagtgagctGAGGGCGTGgcggcgaatgagagcctgtccGCCaaggaaacagcatgtttccggGGAACGCATAAGTAATgtagtgggtttgggatgatacaacaTGAAAACCTGCTATCATGGCCAGTGGGaataaaacgtcattttacccgcccactactgcaattagtgcaaatctgggatggttccaCTCTATAGTCCATTTAAGATTGTCTTTCAGCAGGTGATAGTGGAAAGTTATGCAtcttgttacaattatgagattTATAAGATTGTTTCTTTTGGGATTATgtctttagtttaatgtaaaatgaaggatcatgtgacctgttcGGCAGTCTGCCTTACAGCAAATCTGGGTATTTTGATAGAGATTAAAGGGGCTCTGATATTTTTACTGGGCAGAAGATGCAAGGTGTTTATAACTTAAAGGTAATGGCTGCAGCCTGTGTTCTAACAGTGGATAGACTGTGAGTTTCCAAAGCCCCAGGAAGATGTTGAGAATGTTGGGTTGCAACATTGTGCTTTAAACactccatttacttccaagaaaAATGAGAATTGGGGTCtgaaggatagctaatcagcatttccaTCTGAATAAAtagcccatgtgattcatgttgccatggagatgtgctttgagaggggaagggtctaagatatccctgaaaattCACAGACAAATTTAGTCTGCCAGGATCCAACGTGACAGTTTGACAACtctgctgcgtgcccgccaaactgaggatcggaatgacgcacggtgatgttaaGATGCACGcccgtcaccacgtgtcattttacgcatcagcgagtagggcctgcccccgcacgtcGACCAGATGATTCAgtcctttaattttaaaattctcaactttgctttcaaatccctccaatgcCTCACCTCTCCTTCTGCACTCAGCttattctggccttttgagcattcctgattttaattggagGCCaatccttcagctgcctagatcctaaactctggaattccctacacCTCTTAGCCTCTCTAACTCATTTCCTCCTAGAATTTCAGCACAGATTTACAGATAGATAATAGTTATCAACAATATTGATTGAAAATCTACTTGAAAAATATTTCTGAAGCAAGTAGAGGTTTTTTAAACATGGATTGGGTGGGGAAGGCAATAAAGaaatatgagtcacaaaaaatggTTATTTTGTTCACTTTATCGGTTTCATCTCTTCTAACAAAATCACTCGTAGCCTTGCTGCAGACATTTGCAAGAAGACTAGTTGATGGAATGTTGGGAGAACAATCTTTTATTGCTTCTTGCCCAATgtgccagaccagctgagagtTGCTGAAAGCAAACTGATCTAAGTGGTTGATATTTGAAACATTGGAATCACCAGTTTTTTAGATAAGACATTAAAGCAAGGTCTCTTCttgctcaggtagatgtaaaagatccctcgACAGGATTTGAAAAACATGGATATtctcctggacaatatttatccatcaaccaacaaCACCAAAACAGATCGACTTATTGCTAATGCAAATTGACTCAAGTTTGTTTCCAATAAACAATACCAAAGTGTACTAAACATAAATTATTGACTGGAAATAAGTTTGGAACATCTGAAGTAGGCAAATGGCACAATATGAATGCAAGGCCTTGCTTTAATTCTTTGCAGACTCAAATTCGTAATTAGGGCCATTAAGTGGATATTGTGACCTAACACCATCGAGACAACTTGTAATAATAACTTTTTAATATTCTCTCACATTTTTAATGCATAtatattttttgtttgttttgcaGAAGCATTTTACTTGTGTGCTGGTAACTCTACATTGTAATAATGAACAAGTTTCTCATTGTATTTGATTTTGATGAAACCGTCATTCAACACAACTCTGATCATGTCATCCTCAAATGTAATCCTGACCAAAGTCTTCCAGAAGATTTGCTGCAACCCCCTGAGGACAGATACTGGAATGAATATATAAACAAGGTATTCCAGTACCTGTGTGAAAAGGGTGTCAAGGAAGAAAACATGAGGAAGGTTCTAGCAGAAACCCCGCTTACTAAAGAGATGTTAACCCTGTTTCAGTTTCTTAGAGAGTCCTCAGATTTATTTGAATGCATTATTATCTCCGATGCCAACACCTTTTTTATCAATAGCGTTCTTCAAGCAAATGACCTATCCACTGTATTCCAGAAAATATACACAAATCCTGCAAGTACTGACAGCAAAAATGTCTTTGTGGTAAACCCTTACCATTCCCACATGTGTCAGCAGTGCCCCATCAATATGTGTAAAAGACAGATCCTGCACGATCACCTGGTAGAACGTGCTGAAGACGAAGTCGAATTTGAGAAGATCTTCTATGTTGGAGATGGCACCAATGATTTCTGCCCTTCCGAAGTCTTGACGGCAACAGATGTCATCTTTCCGAGGAAGAATTATCCTTTGCATCACTTGATTTCTGAGATCAAAATGACAGAACCCTCAGCATTTCAAGCTCAAGTGGTTCCCTGGGAGTCTGCTGAAGATATATTGCTCTTCCTCCAAGATTGCACAGGGAAATAATGTCACTCTCAGATCCCCAAAAGAGCTTGAAGAAGAATTTCTATCTTCTAGTAGCAATTTAAAAGTTTTTTGGGGAAGCAACAGAGTAAATCTGATAGTAAAGATGCATGGTTTTAAAGCTTACTGAATTATAATACTAGCTCAGGGCCTAACATTTATTTTCCTCACCCGATATTCTATTTATGGATTTCCTTTTCTTGTTTTACATAGAAAATCAGCTCCTGGTAATCTATTAATTTAGTTGCGGAGAGAGGTTGTGTCAGCACACGGTGGTAGGAATACTTGTGTTAAGGATATGTCATTGTAATTTCAGTACTGAAGATGCTTTTCAGTAATTTgaactactttaaaaaaaaacacaatccaGAGCATGTTATGTATGCTCCAGTAATATGGTATTGACCAAGCTTTAATCCTTATGCAGCTACCCACCACATATCAATATACTTCAAAGATATAGCCATCCCATATCAGTGTTTGGTGAATAGTATAACTTTTTCACAGTCAGGAATGGTATAGAGGATGCAATCTTTAAATTTCTGCAGGGTAAAATATAAAACATTATTCTTCTTTTTCTACTTCTATAATTCATTGAACCAAACATAATTTACAGAAGGAGGAAATTAAAATACACAAACTATCTGAAATACACAAAATAGGTGTTTTGACACTCGGAAATGTCAGTGAGATGAAAGAGTGAATGTAGTGACTCTTCAGGGATTATTGTTGTATAATTCAA containing:
- the LOC121294056 gene encoding phosphoethanolamine/phosphocholine phosphatase-like — protein: MNKFLIVFDFDETVIQHNSDHVILKCNPDQSLPEDLLQPPEDRYWNEYINKVFQYLCEKGVKEENMRKVLAETPLTKEMLTLFQFLRESSDLFECIIISDANTFFINSVLQANDLSTVFQKIYTNPASTDSKNVFVVNPYHSHMCQQCPINMCKRQILHDHLVERAEDEVEFEKIFYVGDGTNDFCPSEVLTATDVIFPRKNYPLHHLISEIKMTEPSAFQAQVVPWESAEDILLFLQDCTGK